The DNA region GCGGGTTGAGAATGACCGCCACGCCCAGCACCGCCCAGAACGGGGTGATCAGCCCGCCCGCCCCGCTCAACCGCAAGAAGGCGACGATAAAGGTCATGTAGGCGATGTACCCCACCCCGAAGCAGGCGTAGGCGGCGAAAGCCGGGGTCAGCGGGGTGAGGGACCCCCGGCCCGTCCCCGCTGCACTTGCCGCACGGTCGGGCAGGCGGGCCAGTGCGGGAAGGGTGGCCCCGAGGGCGAGGAGGGACGCGACACCCAGGGCCGCCCACGCCCCCCGCCACCCGTGGATCAGGAGGGGTGGAAGCAGCAGCGCCGACGCGAGGATGCCCACCCCCGCCCCGCCATAGAACACGCCGAGCAGCAGGGCACTCCTTGTGGGGTGGGCGCGGGCGGCGAGGGAAGCGAGGGCACCCCCCGTCACGAAGACGAAGGCCCCCCCGAGCCCCGCCAGGAAGCGCAGGGCGAGCAGGGCCGGAGCCCACCCCGTCAGCGCGCAGGCGAGCAGGGCGAGGGCGGTGAGGCCCATGCCGAGCGCGAAGACCCGCCGCAGCCCCAGCCGCGTGGCAATTCCGGTCGCCGTCAGTGCCCCGGCCAGATACCCGACCGCGTTCGCCGCGTTCATCGCCCCCGCCAGGGTGAAGGACCAGCCCAGGTCCGAGCGCATGGCGGGCAGGATCAGGGCGTAGGCGAACCGGGCGAACCCCAGGGCCACCGCCCCGCCGAGGGAGAGGAGGGCCATTTGCCACACGGCGCGGGCGAGGGATTCGGTGGCGACTGGGCCGGCCC from Deinococcus aetherius includes:
- a CDS encoding YbfB/YjiJ family MFS transporter; the protein is MSTPDGRAGPVATESLARAVWQMALLSLGGAVALGFARFAYALILPAMRSDLGWSFTLAGAMNAANAVGYLAGALTATGIATRLGLRRVFALGMGLTALALLACALTGWAPALLALRFLAGLGGAFVFVTGGALASLAARAHPTRSALLLGVFYGGAGVGILASALLLPPLLIHGWRGAWAALGVASLLALGATLPALARLPDRAASAAGTGRGSLTPLTPAFAAYACFGVGYIAYMTFIVAFLRLSGAGGLITPFWAVLGVAVILNPLAWQRPATHLPGARAMSAQMLTLAVGATLPLLSTHPATLLLSGLLFGGSFLAVVTFTTILTRRSLPEPAWGRGIAAFTVIFAAGQTLGPLLTGALSDGAGGLRAGLGVSALVLLAGAGLAWGQGGAGRR